A genomic region of Xiphophorus couchianus chromosome 18, X_couchianus-1.0, whole genome shotgun sequence contains the following coding sequences:
- the LOC114133453 gene encoding uncharacterized protein LOC114133453 gives MDVLDVPADRQKGWYLSLMAPNTKGPEFAWLDPSRLYCNSQALADCVKDLLGPFHSDPVDLVAGIDAMGFILGASVATTLGKGFLAIRKAGHLCVATRNQNYTDYTGREKTMEVRLDVLKPGLRVLLVDQWIETGGTMRAAIQLVENLGATVAGVAAVAIENTEGGKWIKENYKFSHCIPEGLQGQVDGKHLDSFKSLTK, from the exons ATGGACGTGCTGGACGTTCCCGCAGACCGCCAGAAAGGATGGTACCTTTCACTCATGGCCCCCAACACAAAAGGACCAGAGTTCGCCTGGCTGGACCCGTCCAGACTCTACTGCAACTCGCAG GCTCTGGCAGACTGCGTCAAAGACCTTCTGGGTCCGTTTCACAGCGACCCCGTTGACCTGGTTGCCGGGATCGATGCCATGGGATTTATTCTTG gggcgTCTGTCGCCACGACTCTTGGAAAAGGTTTCCTGGCCATTCGTAAAGCGGGTCATCTGTGTGTAGCGACCCGAAACCAGAACTACACAGACTacacaggaagagaaaagactATGGAAGTAAGACTGGATGTGCTAAAACCAG GTCTGAGGGTCTTGCTGGTGGACCAGTGGATAGAGACGGGCGGCACGATGAGGGCCGCCATCCAGCTGGTGGAGAACCTGGGAGCCACGGTCGCAG GTGTGGCAGCCGTGGCCATCGAGAACACGGAGGGAGGGAAGTGGATCAAGGAAAACTACAAGTTCTCCCACTGCATCCCAGAAGGGCTGCAGGGCCAAGTGGACGGGAAACACCTGGACTCTTTCAAGAGCCTCACCAAGTAG
- the LOC114161420 gene encoding uncharacterized protein LOC114161420, producing the protein MAESNKQEKRNIHISIDNLEDIILPRLNTLSPAQWTLLSQGLRDSHITGVMSDILNNIFQHCVENSLTLLVPVMEESIVPGMKSEIPDEDISVHLTNMISTEMATVLEVPPEVCDHGVELNSLMEQEVSEKVTSITNGIKETSSIPQSPAVFASGCISNLKNLNKMVSNTSQCLRDHINIVRSKCAERYWCAFTKKRISGGPATESEIAFDLSEKSVSADVRSIFSVASVCESVTEILEKYSDESGASNGAGDDTGFSLSTDSFEVNEVADGISKTIIDDLHYCKAEGSAAPVGPHCPCAPHFNLKNIVGDIKNLFLSKGKADRAGKKEIVRKPEFSRFASDQFTRMVSSLETSVKDSSETNVVKLKRGAGSPTKLMFFGALSDEERVKLLDHAETDRIPKLDFQSIKPQIERLCAEFMENPQLKDKIKQFEIELSEKIYTDIMRSYYNTLPVPPKIPSDSVLSDEKISDISGQTVICPEVFCARIEDEVRRFIQNIFLWIKNEETNRISETDRMSNAISEINDLVGQIYNTSNQLPRPMCPEPCEAEEERDFAAAVPSEVKEQPQSQLPLKTYADSLIQTEQSLTEASLSDLFASSDIRNMSIGEAIRKLQGQKTETPEQRMIELEEGMACFVMRTVLSCSEENGGPLKSTDMKKILYYLSGEEVEDIADFAISKDNENIKHFVQDLYSNLKSQFGSTEDVWRAATQHGGRPFKGAVISYLKSYVQSTPPKGPVHKFFSAVTKPFKSFYGK; encoded by the coding sequence atggcCGAGTCCAAcaagcaagagaaaagaaacatccaCATTTCCATCGACAATTTGGAGGACATCATACTACCTCGTTTAAACACACTGTCACCAGCACAGTGGACCTTGCTTTCACAGGGCTTAAGGGATTCACATATAACCGGCGTTATGTCTGACATACTTAACAACATTTTCCAGCACTGTGTGGAAAATTCATTGACACTCCTGGTGCCAGTAATGGAGGAAAGCATTGTGCCGGGCATGAAGAGCGAAATTCCGGATGAAGACATCAGCGTGCATTTGACCAACATGATTTCCACAGAAATGGCCACCGTCCTGGAGGTGCCACCAGAGGTCTGTGACCATGGCGTGGAGCTAAACTCGTTGATGGAGCAGGAGGTCTCTGAAAAAGTAACGTCCATCACAAACGGCATCAAAGAAACCTCTAGTATTCCTCAATCACCTGCGGTATTTGCGAGTGGCTGCATTTCTAACctgaaaaatttaaacaaaatggttTCCAACACATCTCAGTGTCTCCGAGACCATATAAACATAGTCAGGTCGAAATGCGCCGAACGATACTGGTGTGCCTTTACAAAAAAGCGAATCTCAGGCGGACCTGCAACCGAGTCAGAAATTGCTTTTGACCTTTCAGAGAAAAGCGTTTCTGCTGATGTAAGATCCATCTTTTCTGTGGCCTCCGTCTGTGAGAGCGTCACTGAAATATTAGAGAAATATTCAGACGAATCAGGCGCCAGCAATGGGGCAGGCGATGACACAGGGTTTTCTCTGTCAACGGATAGTTTCGAAGTGAATGAAGTTGCAGACGGAATCAGCAAAACAATTATCGACGACCTTCACTACTGTAAGGCTGAGGGTTCGGCTGCACCGGTCGGTCCACACTGTCCATGTGCACCTCATTTCAACTTGAAGAATATTGTAGGTGACATCAAGAACCTTTTCCTGTCAAAGGGCAAAGCTGATCgtgctggaaaaaaagaaatagtcaGAAAACCAGAGTTTTCCAGATTTGCCAGTGACCAGTTCACCCGCATGGTGTCGTCTTTGGAGACCTCGGTCAAGGATTCGAGTGAGACCAATGTGGTGAAACTGAAGCGTGGCGCAGGTAGCCCAACCAAACTGATGTTCTTTGGCGCTTTGTCAGATGAGGAGAGGGTGAAACTACTTGACCACGCCGAGACGGACCGAATCCCTAAACTGGATTTTCAGTCCATCAAACCTCAAATTGAGAGGCTGTGTGCAGAATTCATGGAAAACCCCCAGCTAAAGGACAAGATCAAACAGTTTGAAATAGAActgtcagaaaaaatatataccgATATCATGAGGAGCTATTATAATACACTTCCTGTTCCTCCAAAAATTCCTTCAGATTCCGTCCTCTCCGACGAGAAAATAAGCGACATATCCGGCCAGACAGTGATTTGCCCTGAGGTTTTCTGCGCCAGAATAGAAGACGAAGTGAGGAGATTTATCCAGAACATCTTTCTCTGGATCAAAAACGAGGAAACAAATCGCATAAGTGAGACCGACAGGATGTCCAACGCAATCTCGGAGATCAATGATCTAGTTGGACAAATATACAACACGTCGAACCAACTCCCAAGACCCATGTGTCCAGAACCCTGTGAGGCAGAAGAGGAAAGGGACTTCGCCGCAGCCGTCCCAAGTGAAGTGAAAGAGCAGCCTCAATCTCAACTTCCTTTAAAAACGTACGCTGACTCCTTGATTCAGACAGAGCAGAGTCTCACTGAGGCGTCACTGAGCGATCTGTTTGCATCATCAGATATTAGAAATATGTCAATTGGCGAGGCAATCCGTAAATTGCAGGGGCAGAAAACTGAAACCCCAGAGCAGAGGATGATCGAACTAGAGGAAGGCATGGCGTGCTTCGTGATGAGGACAGTGTTAAGCTGTTCCGAGGAAAACGGTGGGCCCTTGAAGTCCACTGACATGAAGAAAATCTTGTATTACCTGTCCGGGGAGGAGGTAGAGGACATCGCAGACTTTGCCATCAGCAAagacaatgaaaacattaaacattttgttcaagACCTCTACAGCAATCTGAAAAGCCAGTTTGGTTCTACTGAAGACGTGTGGAGGGCCGCAACACAGCACGGCGGTCGTCCTTTTAAGGGTGCCGTGATATCATATTTAAAAAGCTACGTTCAATCCACACCCCCAAAAGGTCCAGTTCACAAGTTCTTTTCGGCAGTCACAAAACCTTTCAAGAGCTTCTACGGAAAATAG
- the proca1 gene encoding uncharacterized protein proca1 translates to MWSVIFVLLSYLHRNVARGDFPSRASDADKESKEMFSMVNGTFCAKLSPLGGNVLYQVSDGAEVVRTVVSPGGQLVTCSVVVNRTEAKAFAHECSVGLEERRGTSRWPEEEEEEEEEARFARMDEARLACREFEESRAHGGGEDEQGKGLRRSKRGFTYPGTLWCGAGNNADNYNQLGDFADTDSCCRTHDHCPHVIHAFSSNYGYTNFKWHSICHCDCDEELKACLRQVNDTSSRVVGQAFFNVIGVPCFDFAYEEQCAERHWYGLCKRYDKFPIAVLREAVPYDYGGVDVIDELTVAPPKREESKQSEEEEQRESPTQSTISEPSLRNVVTAAEDFIKVLATVSTSQSSNADSDKEEAQTSEKKRRKNAGAKKKANRKHKKKGKGRKRKQKTEAAVKAEEGAAGSKAEDIFLSLSNFISESNKRNQSRINANIVDDREFELRRTDEPSNDVMKDEPASGKETVSITSSPLKARKMPNESVGGMKEEVPLSENLMTLSTPQKVKSRGQKEGGRKSGKKNSPPSCEHRRLNSVDSVPIIILPELEQCSSTTTSTASVPIVAPKVQRSRSKERGDKERRKKRKKVSSDALIVPSDPRDSSPESRTAFPLTRSPTSAPAPRTELLLLRTPFYRPDSQVTALSPNFSASKRRRSKESVQRSRRRKTAILLSSQNLFSHSGPENANLVPTTPQTLVGWPGFASTPALQDTESHDELRLLTTAAPTVSTNLNVLLRKRQKSDQEQNEPETLPTSPIKVRSERSWTTTSAAPSMSPLQFSIERARAQFNRKKRRKALQLRRQQ, encoded by the exons ATGTGGTCAGTCATCTTTGTCCTCCTGTCCTACCTGCACAGAAACGTGGCCAGGGGCGACTTCCCGAGCCGCGCTTCGGACGCGGACAAGGAGAGCAAGGAAATGTTCTCCATGGTCAACGGCACCTTCTGCGCAAAGCTGTCCCCGCTGGGGGGGAACGTTCTTTACCAGGTGTCGGACGGAGCCGAGGTGGTCCGCACCGTGGTGAGCCCCGGCGGGCAGCTGGTGACCTGCTCGGTGGTCGTGAACCGGACGGAGGCGAAGGCGTTCGCGCACGAGTGCAGCGTGGGGCTGGAGGAGCGGAGAGGAACCAGCCGGTGGccggaggaggaagaagaagaggaggaggaggcgcgTTTTGCGCGCATGGATGAAGCCAGGCTGGCGTGCCGGGAGTTTGAGGAGAGCAGGGCGCACGGCGGCGGGGAGGATGAGCAGGGGAAGGGTCTGAGGAGATCCAAAAGGGGCTTCACGTACCCGGGGACCCTTTGGTGCGGAGCCGGGAACAATGCGGATAACTACAACCAGCTGG GAGACTTTGCAGACACGGACAGCTGCTGCAGGACCCACGACCACTGCCCCCACGTCATCCACGCCTTCTCGTCAAACTACGGATACACCAACTTCAAGTGGCACTCCATCTGCCACTGTGACTGCGATGAGGA GTTGAAAGCTTGCCTGAGACAAGTCAACGACACATCCTCCAGGGTTGTGGGTCAGGCGTTTTTCAACGTCATCGGTGTGCCCTGCTTCGACTTTGCCTACGAGGAGCAGTGCGCTGAGCGGCACTGGTACGGCCT GTGCAAACGATACGACAAGTTCCCCATCGCCGTACTGAGAGAAGCGGTGCCGTACGACTACGGCGGTGTTGACGTCATAGACGAGCTGACGGTGGCGCCACCCAAGCGGGAGGAATCCAAGCAGAgcgaagaggaggagcagcggGAGAGTCCCACTCAAAGTACGATATCGGAGCCGTCGCTAAGGAACGTCGTCACCGCCGCCGAGGACTTCATCAAGGTGCTCGCCACCGTCTCCACGTCTCAAAGCTCCAACGCAGACTCCGACAAGGAGGAGGCGCAAACCTcggagaagaagaggaggaagaacgCTGGGGCGAAGAAGAAAGCAAAcaggaaacataaaaagaaagggaagggcaggaagaggaagcagaaaacGGAGGCGGCTGTGAAAGCAGaggaaggagctgcaggaagcAAGGCAGAAGACATCTTCTTGTCTTTGAGCAACTTCATCAGCGAGTCCAACAAACGCAACCAGTCAAGGATTAATGCAAACATAGTTGATGACAGGGAATTTGAGCTTAGAAGGACAGACGAGCCCTCCAATGACGTCATGAAAGATGAGCCTGCCTCGGGGAAGGAGACGGTTTCCATTACATCATCACCTCTGAAGGCCCGGAAGATGCCGAATGAGTCAGTTGGGGGGATGAAAGAGGAAGTCCCTTTGTCAGAGAACCTGATGACTCTTAGCACGCCACAGAAAGTAAAAAGCAGAGGGCAGAAAGAGGGTGGGAGAAAGAGCGGCAAGAAAAATTCACCTCCTTCTTGTGAACACCGTAGATTAAACTCTGTAGACTCTGTTCCAATTATTATTCTGCCAGAACTGGAGCAATGTAGCTCCACTACTACAAGCACTGCCAGTGTTCCTATTGTAGCCCCCAAAGTGCAAAGGAGCAGGTCAAAGGAGAGAGGAGACaaggagaggagaaagaaaagaaagaaagtcagCTCAGACGCTCTGATTGTGCCTTCTGACCCTCGGGATTCCTCTCCAGAGAGTCGGACTGCGTTCCCTCTCACCAGGTCTCCCACCTCTGCACCAGCCCCACGCACGGAGCTGCTGCTTTTACGAACGCCGTTTTACAGACCGGACAGTCAGGTTACGGCTCTCAGCCCCAACTTTTCTGCCTCAAAGAGGCGAAGGTCAAAAGAGAGCGTGCAGAGAAGCAGAAGGAGGAAAACTGCCATCCTTCTCTCCAGTCAAAACCTATTTTCCCACAGCGGCCCTGAAAATGCTAACCTTGTTCCCACAACTCCTCAAACCCTGGTTGGTTGGCCGGGTTTCGCGAGCACCCCTGCGCTGCAAGACACAGAATCTCATGATGAATTGAGGCTCTTGACAACGGCCGCCCCCACAGTGAGTACAAATCTCAACGTGCTTCTGAGGAAACGGCAGAAATCCGACCAGGAACAAAACGAGCCAGAGACACTTCCAACTTCGCCAATCAAGGTCAGATCCGAAAGGTCCTGGACGACCACGTCTGCAGCTCCATCCATGAGTCCGCTTCAGTTCTCTATTGAGCGAGCGAGAGCACAGttcaacaggaagaaaaggaggaaggcATTGCAGTTGCGTCGACAGCAATAG
- the LOC114133654 gene encoding zinc finger protein OZF-like has protein sequence MSSCQDLREFIRDRLAAAAEEIFSEFEKHIIRHQEEVRRFNAYWKPQLKLHRLSLPQQHVSVAEEVSAGQLASDGGTSCSRGPEEPRVKHEEEDCCSTQEEEEAEQKEETHRHTLHACHEEVFPRQRLCVEENAPTDQLLPGQDRTCTGAKEEPEPPQIKDEQEERKLEAQEETNGFLPTPSCEEGKNSVSERCAGLLRTSVGDRIQPLAVFAPKEESCEGECADDINTDLPLVSGSTVEAATQSFQCGFCEKTFQFRSRLIRHVGIHMRKSKLRCGVGKKSFSQNCQLVHHKKTKGSGGKPLGAQAGLSTRAETERILCNTCGKGFSNPSIMKRHARVHTGEKPFACGACGKSFSRRDHLLSHTKSHSGKPRDPPQPAMKRRAVRAAKKLYSCQTCGKHFTRHRCFLHHTKSDCPLVCKTCGKQFSHLSRLKRHELIHSGVKPFPCSICGKGLSRRDHLVSHMKVHAKSNPFV, from the exons ATGTCTTCATGTCAGGATCTCAGAGAGTTCATCAGAGACAGGCTGGCTGCTGCTGCGGAGGAAATCTTCTCAGAGTTTGAAAAGCACATCATCCGGCATCAGGAAGAGGTCAGGCGGTTCAATGCCTACTGGAAACCGCAGTTGAAGCTGCACAGATTAA GCCTCCCGCAGCAACATGTCAGCGTGGCGGAGGAGGTTTCTGCCGGGCAGCTGGCCAGTGACGGGGGCACGAGCTGCAGCCGGGGCCCCGAGGAACCACGGGTGAAACACGAAGAGGAGGACTGCTGCAGCAcccaggaggaagaggaagcagagCAGAAGGAGGAGACACATAGACACACACTGCATGCTTGTCATGAGGAAG TCTTCCCACGGCAACGGCTCTGCGTGGAGGAGAACGCTCCCACTGACCAGCTGCTCCCTGGCCAGGACAGGACCTGCACTGGAGCCAAGGAGGAGCCAGAACCTCCACAAATCAAAGATGAACAGGAGGAACGGAAGCTGGAAGCGCAGGAGGAGACAAACGGATTCTTACCGACTCCTAGTTGTGAGGAAGGCAAGAACTCTGTGTCAGAACGATGCGCCGGTCTTCTTCGAACCAGCGTAGGCGACCGGATCCAGCCTCTCGCCGTGTTTGCGCCTAAGGAGGAATCTTGCGAAGGTGAATGTGCAGACGATATAAACACAGACCTCCCTCTGGTGTCGGGCTCTACGGTTGAGGCGGCCACGCAGTCTTTTCAGTGTGGCTTTTGTGAGAAAACCTTTCAGTTTAGATCCAGACTGATCCGACACGTGGGCATCCACATGCGCAAAAGCAAGTTGAGGTGCGGCGTTGGCAAGAAGTCGTTCAGCCAGAACTGCCAGCTGGTCCACCACAAGAAAACCAAAGGCTCCGGCGGAAAACCGCTCGGTGCACAGGCCGGCTTATCAACTCGTGCCGAGACTGAGCGAATCCTCTGCAACACGTGTGGGAAAGGCTTCAGCAACCCCTCCATCATGAAGAGACACGCAAGAGTCCACACGGGAGAGAAGCCGTTTGCCTGCGGCGCGTGCGGGAAGTCCTTCAGTCGAAGGGACCACCTGCTGTCCCACACGAAATCCCATTCGGGCAAACCGCGAGACCCGCCGCAGCCCGCCATGAAGCGGAGGGCCGTCCGCGCGGCCAAGAAGCTCTATTCCTGCCAAACATGCGGGAAACACTTCACGCGACACCGCTGCTTCTTGCACCACACCAAGAGTGACTGTCCGCTCGTCTGCAAGACCTGCGGGAAACAGTTCAGTCACTTGTCGCGACTGAAGCGACACGAGTTGATCCACTCGGGCGTGAAGCCGTTTCCCTGCAGCATCTGCGGGAAAGGCCTGAGTAGAAGGGACCACTTGGTGAGCCACATGAAAGTCCACGCCAAGAGCAACCCTTTTGTTTGA